Proteins encoded within one genomic window of Cucumis sativus cultivar 9930 chromosome 3, Cucumber_9930_V3, whole genome shotgun sequence:
- the LOC101207141 gene encoding FACT complex subunit POB3 yields MGLISNRVERSEIKPGDHIYTYRAVFAYSHHGIFVGGSKVVHFRPQRNLNSSTDTPDFYDSSSSNPSSCPIFPDCGFRQPNSGVVLSCLDCFLRNGSLYCFDYGVPPSVFLSRVRGGTCTTATSDSFDMVIHRAMYLLQNGFGNYNVFENNCEDFALYCKTGLLIVDRLGVGGSGQASSVIGAPLAAILSSPLKLLMPSPVGMAVMTAGMYSMSRYATDIGVRTDVIKVAVEDLPLDLESFSSKEEDEDDEDDEDDEDDEDDEDDEEEEEAPATKKKKDSKMLVVR; encoded by the exons ATGGGTTTGATCAGTAATCGAGTGGAGAGAAGTGAAATCAAACCAGGCGACCACATTTACACTTATAGAGCTGTTTTCGCTTACTCCCATCATG GCATTTTTGTAGGGGGAAGCAAGGTTGTGCATTTTAGACCTCAGAGAAACTTGAATTCAAGCACTGACACTCCCGATTTCTACGATTCAAGTTCAAGCAATCCATCATCCTGTCCAATTTTCCCTGACTGTGGATTTAGACAGCCAAACAGTGGGGTAGTTCTTTCTTGTCTGGACTGCTTTCTGAGAAATGGATCCCTTTACTGCTTTGATTATGGAGTCCCCCCATCAGTTTTTCTTTCCAGGGTAAGGGGTGGCACTTGCACCACTGCAACATCCGATTCATTTGATATGGTTATTCATCGAGCAATGTATCTTCTTCAAAATGGATTTGGAAACTACAATGTGTTTGAAAACAACTGTGAGGATTTTGCTCTATATTGCAAAACAGGTCTTCTGATAGTGGACAGGCTTGGGGTTGGAGGAAGTGGTCAAGCTTCTTCTGTCATAGGTGCTCCCTTGGCTGCCATTCTTTCCTCTCCTCTAAAGTTGCTAATGCCAAGTCCTGTAGGCATGGCAGTGATGACTGCTGGAATGTACAGCATGAGTAGATATGCGACAGACATTGGTGTTCGAACTGATGTGATTAAGGTGGCAGTGGAGGACTTGCCTCTTGATCTCGAGTCTTTCAGcagcaaagaagaagatgaagacgATGAAGACGATGAAGACGACGAAGACGACGAAGACGATGAAgacgatgaagaagaagaagaagcaccCGCcaccaagaaaaagaaagattctAAAATGCTTGTGGTCAGGTGA
- the LOC105434810 gene encoding dof zinc finger protein 2, translating to MEAMMESGANGGGGGGGGGGLKGKGRPQEQLNCPRCKSSNTKFCYYNNYSLTQPRYFCKSCRRYWTEGGSLRNIPVGGGSRKNRKPHGSVSGSGSVHHPQPQPQVYQAQDLNLGFATTAEATTAMDNGGHGGFGCYIPNLMPYSGRETAAVEENSGNNGYWNGMFGGGPPW from the coding sequence ATGGAGGCGATGATGGAGTCCGGCGCCAACGGCGGGGGAGGAGGAGGCGGCGGTGGAGGGTTGAAGGGAAAAGGAAGGCCACAAGAGCAATTGAACTGCCCAAGATGCAAATCAAGcaacacaaaattttgttactaCAACAATTATAGTCTCACACAGCCGAGGTATTTTTGCAAATCCTGCCGCCGGTATTGGACGGAGGGTGGTTCTCTTAGGAATATTCCCGTCGGAGGAGGGTCCAGGAAGAACAGGAAACCGCACGGTTCGGTTTCTGGGTCTGGTTCGGTTCACCACCCTCAGCCGCAGCCGCAGGTGTATCAAGCGCAGGATCTGAACTTGGGGTTTGCAACGACGGCGGAGGCTACGACGGCGATGGACAACGGCGGGCATGGAGGGTTTGGTTGCTATATTCCGAATTTGATGCCGTATTCGGGACGTGAGACGGCGGCGGTGGAAGAGAATTCCGGTAATAATGGGTATTGGAATGGGATGTTTGGTGGAGGGCCGCCGTGGTAG
- the LOC105435078 gene encoding uncharacterized protein LOC105435078, whose product MQSGVWYGDCWVLVSCITDSKWPLEEVEPDRRRVQMGIWSNRVDKCKIKPGAHIYSYRAAYAYSHHGTFLPLSKFDILHVEHNFQALVRAGTCTIAKSDSSNMVLHRAMYLLLNGFGKVRAGTCTIAKSDSSNMVLHRAMYLLLNGFGNLLINIEAGTSGQVSSVGAAVASSSFAAVSKFLMPGLGAVAVAVAAGTGMYHLGRYSSEIGVRPDVIKVEVEVLLPIKKKFRRTLGSSRCNQR is encoded by the exons ATGCAGTCGGGTGTTTGGTACGGTGACTGTTGGGTGCTAGTGAGTTGCATTACTGACAGTAAGTGGCCATTGGAAGAAGTAGAGCCAGATAGGCGGAGGGTGCAGATGGGTATCTGGAGTAATCGAGTGGACAAATGCAAGATCAAGCCAGGTGCCCACATTTACAGCTACAGAGCTGCCTATGCTTACTCCCATCACGGTACTTTTCTCCCCCTTTCGAAATTCGATATTCTTCATGTGGAACATAATTTCCAAGCCCT ggTGAGAGCTGGCACTTGCACCATTGCAAAATCTGACTCATCTAATATGGTTCTGCACCGAGCAATGTATCTTCTTCTAAATGGATTTGGAAA ggTGAGAGCTGGCACTTGCACCATTGCAAAATCTGACTCATCTAATATGGTTCTGCACCGAGCAATGTATCTTCTTCTAAATGGATTTGGAAA TCTTCTGATAAATATTGAAGCTGGAACGAGTGGTCAAGTTTCCTCTGTTGGTGCAGCTGTTGCTTCATCCTCCTTTGCTGCGGTTTCCAAGTTTTTAATGCCAGGTCTTGGGGCTGTGGCTGTGGCTGTGGCTGCAGGGACGGGAATGTACCATCTGGGTCGGTATTCTTCCGAGATTGGTGTCCGACCTGATGTGATTAAGGTGGAAGTTGAGGTCTTGCTCCCCATCAAAAAGAAGTTTCGAAGAACTCTTGGGTCCAGCAGATGTAATCAAAGATAA
- the LOC101207630 gene encoding ORM1-like protein 3, whose translation MANLYVKAVPPTDLNRNTEWFMYPGVWTTYILILFFAWLLVLSVFGCSPGMAWTVVNLSHFAVTYHFFHWKKGTPFAEDQGIYNRLTWWEQIDNGKQLTRNRKFLTVVPVVLYLIASHTTDYQHPMLFLNTLAVIVLVIAKFPHMHKVRIFGINADK comes from the exons ATGGCTAATCTCTATGTCAAGGCTGTACCTCCGACGGATCTGAATAGGAACACAGAATGGTTTATGTATCCCGGTGTTTGGACGACCTATAttctcattctcttcttcGCTTGGCTTCTCGTTCTCTCTGTATTTGGCTGCTCTCCTGGCATGGCTTGGACCGTCGTCAATCTATCTCATTTTGCT GTCACTTACCACTTCTTCCATTGGAAGAAAGGGACACCATTTGCTGAAGACCAGGGGATCTACAACAGGTTGACGTGGTGGGAGCAGATTGATAATGGAAAGCAACTTACGCGCAACAGAAAATTCTTGACCGTTGTCCCCGTGGTGCT GTACTTGATAGCCTCGCACACAACTGACTATCAACATCCAATGTTATTTCTCAACACTCTTGCAGTGATTGTACTAGTTATTGCAAAGTTTCCCCACATGCACAAGGTACGTATCTTTGGAATCAACGCCGACAAGTGA